The genomic interval TCGTCTGCTTCATTCCTGTCCCGATAAACAAGGGTGTACCAGAAGCCCACAACCAAGGTCAAGACTCCTCCAATCGATCCTTAAGTCTACTGATTCAGTGGTACGCGTCGGGCGCTTCAATCCTGCGGGAAAGAAGCCCGGGGGGCGGGTTACGGAAGAGCACCGGATGCGGTGGCTCTTCCGTTCAAAACTCTGCTGCACTCGGTGGCGGGTTGAACCGCGCTAAGGCTTCTTGGCGCGCCTCGTGGGAGCAGGCTTCTCGGCTTCAACCTTGTAAGCGTTTTTGACTCCCTCGAGCGCATCTTTCACGATTGGCACCCGCTTGTCTGTTGGGGGCGCTTTCGCCACAAAGTCGGCCAACGTATTTGCGCCTTCCTGAATCTGGGCTCTTTCACTGCCCGCAATGAGTGTGAGTCCCAAACCGTAAAGCGCGTCGACGTAGGTTGGATCAGCGGCGAGAACTTTCTTGTATGCAGCCACTGCGTCCTCCGTACGGCCCGCCGATCGAAACATGTCGGCCTTTAGAACGCCCCACTTATTCTTATTTACGGTATCAAGCGCTTCGGCTTTGTCCAACTCCTTCAAGGTATCTTCAATCAGGTCAGCCGCCCCGTAATACTCGACAAGTAACATCGCATTCTTCCCGAGCATGTTGTAGTAAATCACCAGGTCATTGTTGAGGTTCGGATTGTTCTCTGCTGTGTCTTTCGCGGCGAGCCCTAGCGCTTTCTTAACCGCGGCTACCGCGGCCTGGAAATGCGCCTTCGCTTCCGGTCGTTGCTTCTTATTGAAAAGGTCCACGCCAACCTGATAGTGAGCTTCGGCCAGATTCGCGTTTGCCCTGTAGGCAAGCATGGCCATAGCGGCGTGCTTGCCCGGATCGACGGTGGCGGCTTGCTCGAACTCACTCATCGCATTCTGATAGTTCTGAGCCTGCATCATCTCGATGCCTGCATTGTAATGCGTTCGAGCCTGGTCAAAGCTCGACTGAACCTCCTGGCTCTCTTTGACTTTGGATTCGTACTCTTTCTGAGCGGCTTCCGCTTTGGCCTTGTCCGCTGGAGATGCGGGCCTCCCTGCGCCCGGCTGTGCCCCGCCTCCACTCTTCTGTTGGCCAAGAGCCTTCTGCACCTCCTCAAGCGTGAGCGCGTGCCCGTCTCCGGGATCCAGGATCACATCAACGACCGGCATCTGCGATATGCGAACGTTGTTCAGATAGGTAGGTGCTGCCCCGGGAGCGGAGACCACGAATAGGTATGTGCCCTGCAACGGCAAGCCGAGTCGAATATAGTGACCGTTCTTGTCGGTCTTGACACCCTTGAACTGACCCTTGATGTCGATGCGATACATGTCAACCACAGCTTCAGCGACGGGCTTCGTTGAGCCGTCCGCGGCCTTGATCCTGACGGTTCCCTCGACCTGTGAGGTTTGCGCCGAGACTGCGGCCGACAAGAAGGCGAGTGCGACCGCGAACTGGGCGACTCTCAAAAGACTCTTGCGAAACATTGAAATTCCCTCCATCGGCTTGCGGGCTAACATTCGCTTACCCGGTGACT from Acidobacteriota bacterium carries:
- a CDS encoding tetratricopeptide repeat protein, which produces MFRKSLLRVAQFAVALAFLSAAVSAQTSQVEGTVRIKAADGSTKPVAEAVVDMYRIDIKGQFKGVKTDKNGHYIRLGLPLQGTYLFVVSAPGAAPTYLNNVRISQMPVVDVILDPGDGHALTLEEVQKALGQQKSGGGAQPGAGRPASPADKAKAEAAQKEYESKVKESQEVQSSFDQARTHYNAGIEMMQAQNYQNAMSEFEQAATVDPGKHAAMAMLAYRANANLAEAHYQVGVDLFNKKQRPEAKAHFQAAVAAVKKALGLAAKDTAENNPNLNNDLVIYYNMLGKNAMLLVEYYGAADLIEDTLKELDKAEALDTVNKNKWGVLKADMFRSAGRTEDAVAAYKKVLAADPTYVDALYGLGLTLIAGSERAQIQEGANTLADFVAKAPPTDKRVPIVKDALEGVKNAYKVEAEKPAPTRRAKKP